In Staphylococcus lloydii, the following proteins share a genomic window:
- a CDS encoding CapA family protein: MRKPQRFTIAERVLKWSKLHKRYNSILIFIILIIALVLIVLSVKSQKNVPVEAVSKQDNAINLTYLGNISMNSDIRKNGLNDTFGAIKNILKGSDYSTASLHVSKFSDDKNTNIKENISNLMYLKKLNIKTLNLINSSVDNIQARDLQKDVEGKVGYNFLTGNGSNPINSKTVQQNVKGKKIATVDFTDVESDYSDPLKNTTSISLQPKIFMPLIKKLKERNDMVVVNVDWGIPDEKHVTTRQEKYAHALSDAGADVIVGHNTVLQKIEKYKHTNIFYSLGNVTSENFLSKNKQGMTVQQKWDGKKSEFLVTPIKSQGGKITKSTPSKIEEIKLLNNIKSDSVKLKKVKGGYQYES, from the coding sequence ATGAGGAAACCACAAAGATTTACAATTGCAGAACGGGTGCTCAAATGGTCGAAATTGCATAAAAGATATAATTCCATACTTATATTTATCATATTAATTATAGCTTTAGTTCTGATAGTCTTGAGTGTAAAATCGCAAAAAAATGTTCCAGTAGAAGCGGTAAGTAAACAAGACAATGCAATTAATTTAACTTATTTAGGTAATATTAGTATGAATTCAGATATAAGAAAAAACGGCCTTAACGATACTTTTGGAGCCATCAAAAATATCTTGAAAGGAAGTGATTATTCAACAGCAAGTCTACATGTATCTAAATTTTCGGATGATAAAAATACGAATATAAAAGAAAATATCTCAAACCTTATGTATTTGAAAAAATTAAATATTAAGACTTTGAATTTAATTAATAGTTCTGTTGATAACATTCAAGCGAGAGATTTACAAAAAGATGTTGAAGGGAAAGTTGGATATAACTTTCTTACTGGTAATGGTTCAAACCCTATAAATAGTAAAACAGTTCAACAAAACGTAAAAGGTAAAAAAATAGCAACCGTTGATTTTACAGATGTTGAATCTGATTATTCAGATCCTCTGAAAAATACAACATCAATTAGTTTGCAGCCAAAAATATTTATGCCATTAATAAAAAAATTAAAAGAACGTAACGATATGGTCGTTGTAAATGTTGATTGGGGTATCCCAGATGAAAAACATGTAACAACGCGACAAGAAAAATACGCACATGCGTTATCAGACGCAGGGGCAGACGTGATAGTTGGTCATAACACGGTATTGCAAAAAATAGAAAAATATAAACATACAAACATATTTTACAGTTTAGGTAATGTGACATCTGAGAATTTCTTGTCTAAAAATAAACAAGGAATGACGGTACAACAAAAATGGGATGGTAAAAAATCCGAATTTCTCGTGACGCCGATTAAATCTCAAGGTGGAAAAATTACGAAATCAACACCAAGTAAGATAGAAGAAATTAAATTATTGAATAATATTAAAAGTGATTCAGTGAAATTGAAAAAAGTGAAGGGAGGTTATCAATATGAATCTTAA
- the pgsC gene encoding poly-gamma-glutamate biosynthesis protein PgsC, with protein sequence MVGSELYLSLFVGVVLSLIFAEKFGITPAGMVVPGYLALIFDQPVMLLSVLIISCITYFIVNHGISKYVILYGRRKFAAMILTGMVLKFFFDLIYPLTPFEMVEMSGIGIVIPGIIANTIQKQGVIITLSTCMLLTCITYAILFFYSFIN encoded by the coding sequence ATGGTAGGTTCAGAATTATATTTATCATTATTTGTAGGTGTTGTATTAAGTCTCATATTTGCAGAAAAATTTGGCATTACGCCAGCAGGTATGGTTGTACCAGGATATTTAGCTTTAATTTTTGATCAACCAGTAATGCTATTATCTGTATTGATAATTAGCTGTATTACATATTTTATAGTCAACCATGGTATCAGTAAATACGTTATTTTGTATGGACGACGAAAGTTTGCTGCCATGATATTAACAGGAATGGTATTAAAATTCTTCTTTGATTTAATATATCCATTAACCCCATTTGAAATGGTTGAAATGTCAGGAATTGGTATTGTAATTCCAGGAATTATAGCGAATACAATTCAAAAGCAAGGTGTGATTATTACACTATCCACATGTATGCTACTAACTTGTATAACATACGCTATTTTATTCTTTTATAGTTTCATTAACTAG
- the pgsB gene encoding poly-gamma-glutamate synthase PgsB, whose protein sequence is MLLIILCVVLIMWLGVVEKKKHSRRLKKIPIRININGIRGKSTITRLIYSILREDQYKVIGKTTGTDARMLYWFTSREYPVYRKPQGANIGEQRDIVRKVVKQRANALVNECMAVNPDYQITFQKDLVKANIGVIVNVMEDHMDVLGPTLKDVAQSFTATIPYKGHLIVMKDEYTSYFAKVAKRRKTKLIVVDKDKVPEQYLRKFDYLVFPDNVAIALGVAEALGIDNEIALQGMLNAPPDSGAVEIKYFNANNTTNVYVNAFAANETKSSKAILNKVESYNYPYQKKIIILNCRADRVDRTKMFAEDFIEDVDFDTLICTGKSTQMVTEVMKRNPNKKYLNFENSDIREIEDSVYAECKNALVFCVGNIHGPGKKIAQFIEGIN, encoded by the coding sequence TTGTTACTTATCATACTTTGCGTGGTGTTAATCATGTGGTTAGGCGTAGTAGAAAAAAAGAAACACTCTCGCCGCTTAAAAAAAATTCCAATACGTATAAATATCAATGGTATTAGAGGTAAATCAACTATTACGAGGCTTATTTATAGCATTTTGCGTGAAGATCAATACAAAGTTATTGGTAAAACTACCGGAACAGATGCACGTATGTTGTACTGGTTTACTTCACGAGAATATCCAGTATATAGAAAACCTCAAGGTGCGAATATTGGTGAACAAAGGGACATTGTTCGAAAAGTTGTGAAACAAAGAGCCAATGCATTAGTTAATGAATGTATGGCAGTAAATCCAGATTATCAAATTACATTCCAAAAGGATTTAGTTAAAGCCAATATCGGCGTCATCGTTAATGTTATGGAAGACCATATGGATGTTTTAGGTCCGACATTAAAAGATGTGGCCCAATCCTTTACAGCAACGATCCCTTATAAAGGGCATCTTATCGTAATGAAAGATGAGTATACGTCATATTTTGCCAAGGTGGCGAAAAGACGAAAAACTAAACTTATCGTTGTTGATAAAGATAAAGTGCCAGAACAATATTTAAGAAAATTTGATTACTTAGTGTTCCCGGATAATGTTGCTATTGCTTTAGGTGTGGCAGAGGCTTTAGGGATTGATAATGAAATAGCACTGCAAGGCATGTTAAATGCACCGCCTGATTCGGGTGCTGTAGAAATTAAATATTTCAATGCGAATAATACGACGAATGTTTATGTAAATGCATTCGCAGCAAATGAAACGAAATCGTCTAAGGCTATTTTAAACAAAGTAGAGTCTTACAATTATCCATATCAAAAGAAAATTATCATATTAAATTGTCGTGCGGATAGGGTGGATAGAACAAAAATGTTTGCTGAAGATTTTATCGAAGACGTAGACTTCGACACCTTAATTTGTACAGGTAAAAGTACACAAATGGTTACAGAGGTCATGAAACGAAATCCTAATAAAAAATATCTCAACTTTGAAAATAGTGATATTAGAGAAATTGAAGATAGTGTATATGCAGAATGTAAAAATGCTTTAGTGTTCTGTGTAGGTAATATTCATGGCCCAGGAAAAAAAATAGCGCAGTTTATAGAAGGGATAAATTAA